The Candidatus Koribacter versatilis Ellin345 genome has a segment encoding these proteins:
- a CDS encoding polysaccharide biosynthesis protein, which translates to MRFEFALPNQRLLWVSVPILVFLRIAAIYRFNLDHGYWRFSGISDALNIAKAVTVSSFCFMLVLRYGFQLTAFPISIYLLEPLLSAFGLGASRVAVRSVLVKLEASQGRKRHSRVVIVGAGFAGQMLLRELLTSRASHVAVALVDDDSSKRGALVHGTRVEGAIKNLPTIAAKHRADEVLIAVPSATRDQMFRIVEACHAARVPYRTVPSLNDLVAGKVAISELREIDLEDLLGREPVHLENEPVRKSIAGRVVMVTGAAGSIGSELSSQILSFGPAMLICVDHDETALFNLEHRLAVQETSSRLLYFVDDVGDSERMRHLLLHNEVDFIFHAAAYKHVPMMERNPRKALRNNVFALRHFVEAAEESGVEAFVLISSDKAVNPTNVMGCTKRIGELILSANRNRRMRCVSVRFGNVLGSQGSVVPIFQQQLREHKPLTITHPEITRFFMTVSEAVSLVLQAFTIGTHGDILVLDMGRQISIVRMAKALIHLSGFSEEEVPIKYTGLRPGEKLYEELFYDSEVRIATERSKVLRTKGKILSWAELDRRLRTLEWKLGEANEDQLRRLMAEIVPEYSITPNEQRPLPASVPIASSVHGRHAAAGLD; encoded by the coding sequence TTGCGATTCGAATTTGCGTTGCCCAATCAGCGACTGCTGTGGGTCTCAGTGCCCATCCTGGTGTTCCTTCGAATTGCGGCGATTTACCGCTTCAACCTTGATCATGGGTATTGGCGTTTCAGCGGCATCTCTGATGCCTTGAATATTGCCAAGGCCGTCACTGTCAGTTCGTTCTGCTTCATGCTCGTTCTCCGATACGGATTTCAGCTGACAGCTTTCCCAATCTCTATCTATTTGCTTGAGCCGCTCTTGTCTGCGTTCGGATTGGGAGCAAGCCGCGTCGCGGTTCGCAGTGTGTTGGTCAAACTGGAGGCATCGCAAGGTAGAAAAAGGCATTCTCGCGTCGTCATAGTGGGAGCAGGGTTTGCCGGGCAGATGTTGCTGCGCGAACTGCTCACATCGCGTGCCAGTCACGTCGCCGTCGCACTCGTGGATGATGACTCCTCGAAGCGTGGGGCTCTGGTACACGGCACGCGTGTCGAAGGGGCGATCAAGAATCTCCCGACGATTGCTGCAAAGCATCGCGCGGACGAGGTTCTTATCGCGGTGCCATCTGCGACGCGTGATCAGATGTTTCGAATTGTTGAAGCTTGCCATGCGGCGAGAGTGCCATACCGCACGGTGCCGAGTCTCAACGATCTCGTGGCGGGGAAGGTGGCGATCAGCGAACTTCGTGAGATCGATCTGGAAGATCTTCTCGGACGTGAACCGGTGCATCTGGAAAACGAGCCGGTTCGCAAGAGTATCGCTGGCCGGGTTGTAATGGTAACTGGAGCCGCGGGGTCCATTGGCTCGGAACTCAGTTCCCAGATACTATCGTTCGGCCCGGCGATGTTGATCTGCGTCGATCACGATGAAACCGCCCTATTTAATCTTGAACACCGGCTCGCGGTACAGGAAACGAGCAGCCGGCTTTTGTATTTTGTAGACGATGTCGGCGATTCTGAGCGGATGCGTCATCTGCTGCTGCACAACGAGGTGGATTTCATTTTCCACGCAGCTGCGTACAAGCACGTTCCGATGATGGAACGCAATCCTCGAAAGGCTTTGCGCAACAATGTCTTCGCGCTCCGGCATTTCGTCGAGGCAGCAGAAGAGTCTGGAGTCGAGGCGTTCGTTTTGATTTCCTCCGACAAGGCGGTTAATCCCACGAACGTGATGGGGTGCACGAAACGTATCGGTGAGTTGATCTTGTCGGCAAATCGAAATCGGCGAATGCGTTGCGTGAGTGTGCGGTTCGGAAATGTGCTGGGTTCGCAGGGAAGCGTGGTTCCGATCTTTCAGCAACAGTTACGCGAACACAAGCCGCTCACGATCACTCATCCCGAGATTACCCGCTTCTTCATGACGGTCTCAGAGGCGGTATCTCTGGTGCTTCAGGCGTTTACAATTGGAACTCACGGCGACATTCTGGTTCTCGATATGGGGCGTCAAATCTCGATTGTTCGCATGGCGAAAGCGCTAATCCATCTCTCCGGATTCTCCGAGGAAGAGGTGCCGATCAAATACACGGGATTACGTCCTGGCGAGAAACTGTACGAAGAGCTGTTTTATGACTCGGAAGTCCGGATTGCGACGGAGCGCTCGAAGGTTCTTCGCACCAAAGGGAAGATTCTCAGTTGGGCCGAGTTAGATCGGCGGCTCCGAACTTTGGAGTGGAAGTTAGGTGAGGCAAACGAGGATCAACTCCGACGCCTGATGGCGGAAATTGTTCCCGAGTACTCAATCACGCCCAACGAACAGCGTCCATTGCCTGCGTCAGTCCCGATCGCGAGCAGTGTGCACGGCAGGCATGCTGCCGCGGGACTGGATTAA
- a CDS encoding GDP-L-fucose synthase family protein: MSSAISKSSPIFVAGHRGLAGSAIVRRLQRAGYERLFLKTHSELDLSDEIEVRKFFDRYRPECVFLAAAKVGGILANRDYPADFFIQNARIQNNVISTSFQFGVKRMVFLGSSCIYPKLAPQPLKEEYLLTGPLEFTNRSYAVAKIAGIELCWALNRQHGTKFLAAMPTNLYGPGDNYDRNGSHVLPALIRKVHEAIEGRQETVTVWGSGEPRREFLYSDDMADACVFLMELAEETYDAFVSDPERPPLLNIGCGEDLTISALAHLVAKELGYEGEIVFDPSKPDGTPRKLLDVSRLFQMGWRPKMSLAAGIREAYADFKVRYSSIAAASR, encoded by the coding sequence ATGAGTAGCGCGATCTCAAAGTCGTCTCCCATTTTTGTGGCTGGCCACCGCGGGCTTGCGGGGTCTGCAATCGTGCGGCGCCTGCAGAGGGCGGGTTACGAGCGCCTATTTCTTAAAACGCACTCGGAGTTGGATCTCTCAGACGAGATCGAAGTTCGAAAATTCTTCGACCGTTACCGCCCGGAATGCGTGTTTTTAGCCGCTGCAAAGGTGGGTGGAATCCTTGCTAACCGGGATTATCCAGCGGATTTCTTCATTCAAAATGCGCGTATCCAAAACAATGTCATCAGCACGTCTTTTCAATTCGGCGTGAAGCGGATGGTATTTCTCGGCTCCAGTTGCATTTACCCGAAACTTGCACCGCAGCCTCTCAAGGAAGAATACCTTCTTACGGGACCGCTCGAGTTTACAAATCGTTCATACGCGGTGGCTAAGATCGCCGGTATCGAATTGTGCTGGGCGCTGAATCGGCAGCACGGTACAAAGTTCCTGGCTGCGATGCCGACCAACCTCTATGGGCCCGGCGACAATTACGATCGGAACGGATCCCACGTACTTCCAGCGTTGATTCGAAAAGTTCATGAGGCGATCGAAGGACGTCAGGAAACTGTCACAGTTTGGGGAAGTGGCGAGCCGCGCCGTGAATTCTTGTATAGCGACGACATGGCAGATGCCTGCGTCTTTCTCATGGAATTGGCGGAAGAAACCTACGATGCGTTCGTCTCCGATCCCGAGCGACCGCCCTTGTTGAATATTGGATGTGGAGAAGATCTCACCATTTCTGCTTTGGCCCATCTAGTGGCAAAGGAACTTGGCTACGAGGGCGAGATCGTATTTGATCCCTCCAAGCCGGACGGAACGCCACGAAAGCTTCTCGATGTGTCCCGCTTGTTCCAAATGGGTTGGCGTCCGAAAATGTCGTTGGCTGCCGGAATCCGGGAAGCTTACGCCGATTTCAAGGTCCGGTATTCGTCGATCGCAGCTGCGTCTCGATAG
- a CDS encoding DegT/DnrJ/EryC1/StrS family aminotransferase, which yields MYRNFKILERRAPHSVGEWPSFDEEDIRSVESVLRSGRINYWTGEECRRFEREYATHVGTKHAIALTNGTVALELALRALGIGPGDEVITSARTFIASASCAVAVGATPIIADVDRDSQNITADTIRKVVTPKTKAIIAVHLAGWPCEMDSILALAAEYGLKVVEDCAQANGARYKGQVVGSIGDVGAFSFCQDKIITTGGEGGLITLNDDEMWKFAWAYKDHGKSYEAVYNRDHPPGYRWLHESFGTNWRMTEMQGALGRNALRRLDSWVKTRRQNASTLKKAFAGIRAVRIPEPPQDFYHSYYKFYAFIEPHALKPEYSRDRIVQEISELGYPCFVGSCSEIYLEKAFEAAGYRGEILPVARELGDTSLMFLVHPTINESQMDEYADISSRVLRSASR from the coding sequence TTGTATCGTAATTTCAAAATTCTGGAACGTAGGGCTCCACATTCTGTCGGCGAGTGGCCCTCTTTCGACGAAGAAGATATTCGCTCGGTCGAGTCGGTCCTTCGTTCCGGCAGAATCAATTACTGGACAGGCGAAGAATGCCGACGGTTTGAGAGGGAATATGCGACACACGTTGGTACCAAGCATGCTATTGCTCTTACCAACGGCACGGTTGCACTGGAACTCGCGCTGCGAGCGCTTGGTATTGGTCCCGGCGACGAGGTTATAACGTCTGCGCGCACATTCATCGCCTCCGCGAGTTGCGCCGTTGCCGTGGGAGCGACCCCGATCATCGCGGATGTCGATCGCGACAGCCAGAATATTACTGCCGACACTATTCGGAAAGTCGTTACCCCGAAAACCAAGGCCATCATCGCCGTGCACCTCGCCGGCTGGCCTTGCGAAATGGATTCGATTCTTGCCTTGGCTGCGGAATACGGGCTGAAAGTCGTGGAAGACTGTGCGCAGGCCAACGGAGCCCGTTACAAAGGGCAAGTCGTTGGTTCCATCGGAGATGTCGGCGCTTTTTCGTTCTGCCAGGACAAGATCATCACAACTGGTGGCGAGGGTGGACTGATCACACTGAATGACGATGAAATGTGGAAGTTCGCCTGGGCATATAAAGACCACGGCAAGAGTTACGAAGCTGTTTACAACCGCGATCACCCACCGGGTTATCGGTGGTTGCACGAGTCATTTGGCACGAATTGGCGCATGACGGAAATGCAAGGCGCCCTCGGAAGGAACGCTCTCCGGCGGTTGGATTCATGGGTTAAGACTAGGCGCCAGAATGCTTCTACGTTGAAGAAGGCGTTCGCCGGTATTCGTGCAGTGCGAATTCCTGAGCCTCCGCAAGATTTTTATCACTCGTACTACAAGTTCTATGCGTTCATTGAACCGCATGCTCTGAAACCGGAATATAGTCGGGACCGTATTGTTCAAGAGATCAGCGAACTAGGGTATCCGTGCTTCGTGGGGAGTTGTAGCGAAATCTATCTTGAAAAAGCGTTTGAGGCCGCGGGCTACCGAGGCGAAATTTTGCCGGTTGCTCGTGAACTTGGTGATACGAGTCTGATGTTCCTTGTGCACCCGACGATAAATGAAAGTCAAATGGACGAATATGCTGATATCTCAAGTCGGGTTCTGAGGAGTGCGAGTCGATAG
- a CDS encoding porin family protein: MRWISAFCGILFLTTLAIAQAPTPTGKLPNAGANNETPWMFSAQYVKPTNDWGPNNHFNGMLLDVTRSFSPRWGITGEFDWSKSNGHDGNQLGYRVGPRVNLITGHKVVPFAQFLLGGAHLHETGTRASGVDSNWNGVSWLGGGGVDILLTPHFGIRGQIDITSVPFGTHLTDRDYWPQYGGGVTYRW; the protein is encoded by the coding sequence ATGAGGTGGATCAGTGCTTTTTGCGGCATTCTGTTTTTGACGACACTCGCGATAGCGCAAGCCCCGACTCCGACCGGCAAATTGCCGAATGCCGGCGCGAACAACGAGACTCCCTGGATGTTCTCCGCGCAGTATGTTAAGCCAACGAATGATTGGGGACCCAATAATCACTTCAACGGGATGCTGCTCGATGTCACCCGCAGTTTCAGTCCTCGCTGGGGGATTACAGGAGAGTTCGATTGGAGCAAGTCGAACGGACACGATGGAAATCAACTCGGATATAGGGTTGGACCACGCGTAAATCTCATCACTGGACATAAGGTTGTGCCCTTTGCCCAATTCCTCCTCGGTGGCGCTCACCTGCATGAAACGGGGACGCGTGCGTCGGGCGTGGACTCGAACTGGAACGGGGTCAGCTGGTTGGGAGGCGGTGGGGTAGATATTCTTCTCACTCCGCACTTCGGGATCCGCGGTCAAATCGATATTACAAGTGTCCCATTTGGAACACATTTGACTGACCGTGATTATTGGCCTCAGTACGGAGGCGGTGTCACGTATCGTTGGTAG
- a CDS encoding sugar transferase, which translates to MMRQSGFQYWIKRAFDWLAACIGIILVSPLLLAGMIAVRISMGRPVFFRQLRPGRRGRPFTVSKFRTMNAKRGADGELLPDDERLTKTGKFLRSTSLDELPQLINVLRGDMSLVGPRPLRMEYLDRYSPRQSMRHDVMPGITGWAQINGRNTLTWEEKFELDLWYVDNWSLWLDVRILALTFLSVLKREGISSKDHATMPEFKGYS; encoded by the coding sequence ATGATGCGACAGTCCGGATTTCAATACTGGATCAAGCGTGCTTTTGATTGGCTGGCCGCATGCATCGGGATAATTCTGGTTTCACCGCTGCTTCTGGCAGGCATGATCGCGGTGCGGATCTCGATGGGAAGGCCGGTGTTTTTTCGGCAACTGCGTCCCGGCAGGCGCGGCAGGCCGTTCACGGTATCGAAGTTCCGTACGATGAACGCTAAACGCGGCGCGGATGGTGAACTCCTTCCTGACGACGAACGTTTGACGAAAACCGGGAAGTTTCTGCGTTCAACAAGTCTTGATGAGTTGCCACAATTGATCAATGTACTGAGGGGAGACATGTCTCTGGTAGGCCCCCGTCCTCTTCGTATGGAATACCTCGACCGCTACTCGCCTCGACAAAGTATGCGACACGACGTGATGCCAGGAATTACCGGTTGGGCTCAGATCAACGGGCGCAATACGCTAACTTGGGAAGAGAAATTCGAACTCGATCTCTGGTATGTGGACAATTGGTCGCTGTGGCTCGATGTGAGGATTCTGGCGCTGACGTTCTTGAGCGTACTGAAGCGCGAAGGAATCTCGAGCAAAGATCACGCCACCATGCCCGAATTTAAAGGTTATAGCTAA
- the gmd gene encoding GDP-mannose 4,6-dehydratase codes for MKKALITGVTGQDGSYLAALLLSKGYEVHGIKRRSSLFNTQRIDHLYQDPHEQGRQFVLHYGDMTDTSSLVRVIQRVQPDEIYNLAAQSHVAVSFEEPEYTANADAIGTLRILEAIRILGLAGKTRFYQASTSELFGKVQETPQKESTPFYPRSPYAVAKLYAYWITVNYREAYGMYACNGVLFNHESPVRGETFVTRKITRGLSRIKVGLQKTLFLGNLHSRRDWGHARDYAEMQWLMLQQQNPEDFVIATGEQHSVREFVDLAASKIDMTIEWKGEGVDERGYDRTGNCIVAVDPRYFRPTEVDTLLGDAEKARKQLGWQPRIGFDQLVTEMVMSDLDAAERDVLVHKHGYKVFESHE; via the coding sequence ATGAAAAAAGCGCTAATCACCGGAGTCACAGGCCAGGATGGTTCATATCTGGCAGCGTTGTTGTTGTCCAAAGGTTACGAAGTACACGGAATCAAAAGACGTAGCTCGCTTTTTAATACTCAGCGAATTGATCATCTCTATCAAGATCCCCACGAGCAGGGCAGGCAGTTCGTGTTGCACTATGGCGACATGACGGACACCAGCAGCCTCGTGCGAGTGATTCAGCGCGTTCAACCGGACGAGATTTACAACCTCGCGGCGCAGAGCCATGTCGCGGTATCCTTCGAGGAACCGGAATATACCGCAAACGCAGATGCGATCGGAACTTTACGCATTTTAGAAGCGATTCGCATTCTGGGCCTTGCAGGGAAAACCCGTTTCTATCAAGCCTCGACGTCGGAACTCTTTGGCAAGGTGCAAGAGACACCACAAAAAGAGAGCACCCCGTTTTATCCACGTTCTCCTTATGCGGTCGCCAAGCTTTATGCATATTGGATCACCGTCAATTATCGCGAAGCGTACGGTATGTACGCATGCAATGGGGTGCTTTTCAATCACGAATCGCCGGTTCGAGGGGAAACATTCGTTACGCGCAAGATCACGCGCGGCCTTTCTCGTATAAAAGTTGGTCTGCAGAAAACGCTTTTTCTTGGGAATCTGCATTCACGCCGGGATTGGGGACACGCGCGTGACTATGCGGAGATGCAGTGGCTCATGCTTCAGCAACAGAATCCGGAAGATTTTGTAATCGCAACTGGCGAACAACACAGCGTCCGCGAGTTTGTGGATCTTGCCGCAAGCAAGATCGACATGACCATCGAGTGGAAGGGTGAGGGCGTTGATGAACGCGGTTATGATCGCACGGGGAATTGCATCGTCGCCGTTGACCCGAGATACTTTCGTCCGACGGAAGTCGATACGCTGTTAGGGGATGCGGAGAAAGCGCGTAAACAACTAGGCTGGCAACCTCGCATCGGTTTTGATCAGTTAGTCACTGAGATGGTAATGAGCGACCTCGACGCAGCTGAACGTGACGTTTTAGTTCACAAGCACGGTTATAAGGTGTTCGAGTCGCATGAGTAG
- a CDS encoding glycosyltransferase family 4 protein, with protein MFSDIEHEPIGNVRFVTGPKYERKTAARRFKTWFKYCWQATRLAFRTKGDPKLFIVAQPPFLSLLGYLQKKLMGRRYFLWIDDVWPDIIVGQKMREGSSWGIRLWAGFNRVTFRHAEHVFTLGPYMRDKVRQYVPENIPITIIPTWVDIDSIRPIPKEQNPFAAEHGLGDKLTVLYSGNLGLTHDIQSILEAARILRNEVSLHFMIIGAGPQWDSIERSIKEHQDANVTLLPLQPIDVLPFSLATADIAIASLEQGIEGVSMPSKTYYSMAAGSAIVGICETNSDLAHVVLSNQCGGVVRPKSPEALAELILRMATDREQLGRLRENARHAAVNCYSRSANTPKLRAILEGKVEPVAQGQS; from the coding sequence GTGTTTTCCGACATCGAGCATGAGCCGATTGGAAACGTGCGGTTTGTCACGGGGCCCAAGTATGAACGCAAGACCGCAGCACGACGATTCAAGACGTGGTTCAAGTATTGCTGGCAGGCGACAAGGCTCGCTTTCCGCACCAAGGGTGATCCGAAGCTGTTCATCGTGGCGCAACCGCCGTTTCTCTCGTTGCTAGGCTATTTGCAAAAGAAGTTGATGGGCCGCAGATACTTTCTTTGGATTGACGATGTGTGGCCTGACATCATTGTTGGACAAAAAATGCGGGAAGGCTCTTCGTGGGGCATTCGGCTCTGGGCTGGCTTTAACCGCGTGACTTTCAGGCATGCAGAGCACGTATTTACTCTTGGGCCATACATGAGAGACAAGGTCAGACAGTATGTGCCGGAGAACATCCCGATAACTATCATTCCGACGTGGGTTGATATCGATTCGATCCGGCCAATTCCGAAGGAGCAAAATCCGTTTGCCGCTGAACACGGACTGGGCGACAAATTGACAGTCCTCTATTCTGGGAACCTGGGCTTGACCCACGATATTCAGAGCATCCTTGAAGCAGCGCGCATTCTTCGTAATGAGGTGTCTTTGCATTTCATGATCATCGGCGCCGGGCCACAGTGGGATTCAATCGAGCGATCGATCAAGGAACATCAGGATGCGAACGTGACGCTTCTGCCTCTGCAGCCGATTGATGTTTTGCCGTTCTCTCTGGCGACTGCTGACATCGCGATTGCTTCGCTGGAACAGGGAATTGAGGGAGTAAGCATGCCGAGCAAGACCTACTACAGCATGGCCGCAGGGTCGGCTATTGTCGGCATCTGCGAGACGAACAGCGACTTGGCACACGTGGTTCTTTCGAACCAATGCGGCGGAGTGGTTCGTCCCAAGAGTCCGGAAGCTCTGGCTGAACTCATTCTGCGAATGGCCACAGATCGGGAGCAGCTAGGGCGATTGCGAGAGAACGCTCGCCACGCGGCTGTGAACTGTTATTCGCGGAGTGCAAATACTCCGAAGTTGCGCGCGATTCTGGAAGGAAAAGTGGAACCGGTAGCACAGGGCCAATCATGA
- a CDS encoding nucleotidyltransferase domain-containing protein, which produces MTSDFENQFLAKVVPGPAERLVLLACSSDSGTNTEIKALYEQVGDEVAWQVAKQHELEGNLGHRLIDILGEQVPLRWRAAHETVGNRIGAYLNEVDRMAARLAQQDIPLVALKNAGIARGVYQCAGCSPMGDVDLLVRRADYRRVHAILLEEGFTCDSRNVTEEGTLEEGEVTGGTEYHKEIPDVGTFWLELQWRPVSGRWLRPDQEPNGDELVSRSVPIEGTHLRLLNPEDNLLQVCLHTAKHTYLRAPGLRLHTDVERIVRQLQIDWEAFLAKAKALQVRTSTYFSLWLPARLLNTPVPDAVLSELAPSRRKRKAILKRLQRAGLFYPARPKFSNIAYIRFNSLLYDSSNGLVRAIFPDTEWMKKRYGFRSALLLPYYHVRRIADLGLRRVGI; this is translated from the coding sequence ATGACGAGCGATTTCGAAAACCAATTCCTCGCAAAGGTAGTACCTGGCCCAGCCGAACGTCTTGTGTTGCTTGCGTGCTCAAGCGATTCGGGGACCAACACTGAGATCAAAGCGCTTTACGAACAGGTCGGAGACGAGGTCGCGTGGCAAGTCGCAAAACAGCACGAGCTTGAAGGAAATCTCGGGCACCGGTTGATCGACATTTTGGGTGAGCAAGTTCCACTCCGTTGGCGCGCAGCGCATGAGACGGTGGGGAACAGGATTGGTGCGTATCTGAACGAAGTGGACCGAATGGCGGCTCGGTTAGCACAACAGGACATTCCTCTGGTTGCGCTAAAGAATGCTGGTATCGCCCGCGGTGTGTATCAGTGCGCGGGGTGCTCGCCAATGGGCGATGTCGATCTCCTGGTTCGGCGCGCCGACTATCGGCGTGTCCACGCAATTCTGTTAGAAGAAGGGTTTACGTGTGACTCGCGGAATGTCACTGAGGAAGGGACCTTGGAAGAGGGCGAGGTAACGGGCGGAACCGAATATCACAAGGAGATTCCGGACGTTGGTACGTTCTGGTTAGAACTGCAGTGGCGGCCAGTTTCGGGTCGATGGTTACGTCCGGATCAGGAGCCAAATGGCGACGAACTCGTTAGTCGGTCTGTTCCGATTGAAGGCACCCATTTGCGGCTGTTGAACCCTGAGGACAACCTCTTACAGGTGTGTCTCCATACGGCGAAGCACACATACCTGAGGGCACCAGGGTTGCGCTTGCACACCGACGTAGAGCGCATCGTGAGGCAGTTGCAAATCGATTGGGAGGCCTTCCTCGCAAAGGCGAAGGCCCTTCAGGTGCGGACTTCGACTTACTTTTCACTTTGGCTGCCGGCGCGGCTTCTCAACACTCCAGTGCCTGACGCTGTGTTGTCGGAACTCGCGCCCTCTCGGCGGAAGCGCAAGGCGATACTCAAGCGTTTGCAAAGAGCGGGACTGTTTTATCCGGCCCGACCGAAGTTTTCCAACATCGCGTACATTCGGTTCAATAGCCTTTTGTACGACAGTTCGAACGGATTGGTCCGGGCGATTTTCCCCGACACAGAGTGGATGAAGAAGCGGTATGGTTTCCGGAGCGCCCTTTTACTCCCCTATTACCACGTGCGACGCATCGCGGATTTGGGGCTGCGTCGAGTTGGGATTTGA
- a CDS encoding ATP-grasp domain-containing protein, translating to MKQPAVLITSAGRRTSLLGSFVKAAQGRGWRVLAGDRDPLAPTLYLADEGLKLPSLSEHDYIPCLLELVRERSIRMIVPTIDTELGLLARHADDFRKEGCVAVISSGRLIEIAGDKWLTMQEYAARAVRTPKSWLPDALPSHGLPESLFVKPRDGSASQHAYRVQSSELARKLPEVPNAIVQEELRGNEITIDALIDLNGQPLHYVPRVRIRTLGGESIQGVTIAGDEIRDWIIHCLNVTAELGGVGPITMQAFLTPDGPVLSEVNPRFGGGFPLTLAAGGAYPDWLIAMVEGEKIDPRFGEYRRGLYMTRYYVEFFTDKPLWEAMQ from the coding sequence GTGAAACAACCAGCAGTCTTAATTACGAGCGCAGGGCGACGCACGTCGCTCCTTGGCTCGTTCGTGAAAGCCGCGCAGGGGCGCGGATGGCGTGTATTGGCGGGCGACCGGGATCCGCTCGCGCCAACTCTATACTTAGCAGATGAGGGACTGAAACTCCCATCTTTGTCGGAGCACGACTATATTCCGTGCCTTCTTGAACTGGTTCGTGAACGCTCCATCCGGATGATCGTTCCCACTATTGATACTGAATTGGGATTGCTCGCCCGCCACGCCGACGACTTTCGAAAGGAAGGATGTGTTGCGGTGATTTCGTCGGGACGGCTCATTGAAATCGCGGGTGATAAGTGGCTCACCATGCAGGAATACGCTGCGCGAGCCGTGCGAACGCCAAAATCCTGGCTTCCCGATGCCCTTCCATCGCATGGCTTACCGGAGAGTCTTTTTGTAAAGCCAAGAGACGGCAGTGCCAGCCAACACGCGTATCGCGTGCAAAGCTCCGAATTGGCGAGAAAGCTGCCGGAAGTCCCCAACGCAATTGTTCAGGAAGAGCTTCGGGGCAACGAGATTACGATCGACGCGTTGATCGATTTGAATGGGCAGCCTCTTCATTACGTCCCTCGAGTTCGCATACGTACTCTTGGGGGAGAATCCATTCAAGGAGTCACCATCGCTGGCGATGAGATTCGCGATTGGATCATTCACTGTTTGAACGTCACCGCGGAACTCGGTGGCGTCGGGCCAATCACGATGCAAGCGTTTCTCACTCCCGATGGCCCAGTGCTCTCGGAGGTCAATCCGCGATTCGGTGGTGGATTTCCGCTCACACTTGCGGCTGGGGGAGCCTACCCCGATTGGCTGATTGCAATGGTAGAGGGTGAGAAAATTGATCCCCGGTTTGGAGAGTATCGCCGCGGGCTGTATATGACTCGCTACTATGTTGAGTTTTTCACTGACAAACCGTTGTGGGAGGCGATGCAGTGA
- a CDS encoding HAD family hydrolase yields MNVEVSPRALRLFVFDLDDTLYAERDYVRSGFAHIARITADSAGIPAEDIEVFLWDGFNEKVRGNAFDLLLTAFPEIAVHWTVGRLIEEYRGHKPSIATDPTLKSLLRTLRQSGSKIGVLTDGPVQSQRSKYNSLQLAANVDIAIFNDEFGVEYRKPNERGFRAIMSAFHFPPEMCVYVGDNPEKDFYAPRRLGWHSVRLRLPSQLRHELEPASADYFPDLEFNALAGLVQYLENCCHCSCSTESK; encoded by the coding sequence GTGAACGTAGAGGTCTCGCCGCGCGCTTTGCGGCTGTTCGTTTTCGACTTGGACGATACTCTTTACGCCGAAAGGGACTACGTTCGTAGTGGGTTTGCTCACATCGCCAGAATTACCGCCGATTCCGCAGGCATTCCTGCAGAGGATATCGAAGTATTTCTCTGGGATGGTTTCAACGAGAAGGTGCGCGGCAACGCCTTCGATCTGCTCCTAACTGCATTTCCGGAGATCGCTGTCCACTGGACGGTGGGCCGCCTTATCGAAGAATACCGTGGACACAAGCCTTCCATCGCTACGGATCCCACACTTAAGAGCCTTCTTCGGACGCTGCGGCAGAGCGGCTCAAAAATTGGAGTGCTGACGGACGGACCCGTTCAAAGTCAGCGGTCGAAATACAATTCATTGCAGCTTGCCGCGAATGTTGATATAGCTATATTTAACGACGAGTTCGGCGTGGAATACCGCAAGCCTAACGAGCGCGGTTTCAGGGCGATTATGTCGGCTTTTCATTTTCCACCTGAAATGTGCGTGTATGTAGGCGATAATCCTGAAAAGGACTTCTATGCCCCCCGTCGCCTGGGTTGGCATTCCGTTCGCTTACGACTTCCAAGTCAGTTGCGGCACGAACTCGAGCCTGCATCCGCTGATTATTTTCCGGATCTTGAGTTCAATGCCCTGGCGGGACTTGTGCAGTACCTTGAGAACTGCTGTCATTGCTCGTGTAGCACAGAATCGAAGTGA